In a single window of the Flavivirga spongiicola genome:
- a CDS encoding PorP/SprF family type IX secretion system membrane protein, with the protein MKIKILVPIIISCFCLKAHAQDPIFTQYHLVPETMNPGFSGFEDATYLGLIHRTQWPSLNLRVDTEYAFFNTWVENIGGLGVSILNQHENNTNYNHLQGNINYSYHVKLANGWFFRPAIEFGFGTKSFNFGNLVLADQININSETINPISSDIFALNANRNVSFFDFNAGFVFDKKNTRNDTDLWLGASIKHLNKPNISFVKNGNVPLDIFYSIHANYKFPYFDYNDMLISVNYMQQGQYNRLDIGTTVKLEKLMLGAMAVTNPAKNSLNSHLLTSINAFIGLEFEQLRFGFSYDLNTSKIGRTDGVYELSITYLASCLICRNPTNLERRK; encoded by the coding sequence ATGAAAATTAAAATATTAGTCCCAATTATTATAAGTTGCTTTTGTTTAAAAGCACACGCCCAAGACCCTATATTTACTCAATACCATTTAGTGCCAGAAACTATGAATCCAGGATTTTCAGGCTTTGAAGATGCCACATACCTTGGTTTAATTCATAGAACACAATGGCCAAGTCTGAATCTAAGAGTCGATACCGAATATGCTTTTTTCAATACTTGGGTTGAAAATATTGGTGGTCTCGGTGTTAGTATTTTAAATCAACATGAAAACAATACGAACTACAATCATTTACAAGGAAATATTAATTACTCATACCATGTAAAGTTAGCTAACGGTTGGTTTTTCAGACCTGCCATTGAATTTGGTTTTGGCACCAAGTCCTTCAATTTTGGAAACTTAGTGTTAGCAGATCAAATAAATATTAACTCAGAAACTATAAACCCTATTTCATCAGACATATTTGCCTTGAATGCAAATAGAAATGTTAGCTTTTTTGATTTTAATGCTGGTTTTGTTTTTGATAAAAAAAACACACGAAATGATACCGACTTATGGTTAGGTGCTTCTATAAAACATTTAAACAAGCCCAATATTTCATTTGTAAAAAATGGCAATGTTCCGTTAGATATATTTTATTCCATACACGCTAATTACAAGTTTCCGTATTTTGATTATAACGATATGCTTATTTCTGTTAATTATATGCAACAAGGACAGTATAACAGATTAGATATAGGAACCACTGTAAAACTCGAAAAACTTATGTTAGGTGCTATGGCCGTTACCAATCCTGCTAAAAACAGTTTAAACAGTCATTTATTAACCTCAATTAATGCTTTTATAGGGTTAGAGTTCGAGCAGTTACGCTTTGGCTTCTCCTATGATTTAAACACTTCTAAAATTGGTAGGACAGATGGGGTTTACGAACTTTCAATCACGTATTTAGCAAGCTGCCTAATTTGTAGAAACCCAACCAATTTGGAAAGAAGAAAATAA